The Nostoc sp. 'Lobaria pulmonaria (5183) cyanobiont' genome window below encodes:
- a CDS encoding helix-turn-helix domain-containing protein — translation MTNTQPRRFKTITEYHRMLELPKPEHPLISVINLESIKYVPPQELINLVFDFYAIALKRTPNTKYKYGQQEYDFDEGVMFFMSPGQVFGVEIDKDAASKRRGWSLLIHPDFLWNTSLAKTIKRYQYFNYSVNEALHLSEKEEAIINDIIENMEQEYRSNIDNFSQDVIVSQLELLLNYSNRFYHRQFITRKKASSDLLVKLEDLLNEYFDRQNELQSGIPTVKYIADKLNVSPNYLSDMLRTLTGQNAQQHIHNKLIEKAKEALSTTSLSVSEIAYRLGFEHPQSFNKLFKNKTSVSPLKFRNSFS, via the coding sequence ATGACAAACACACAACCGCGTAGATTTAAAACGATCACCGAATATCATCGGATGCTGGAGCTTCCTAAACCTGAGCATCCTTTAATCAGCGTGATTAATTTAGAATCCATTAAATATGTGCCTCCCCAAGAATTAATAAATCTTGTCTTTGATTTCTACGCAATCGCGCTCAAAAGAACACCGAACACTAAATATAAATACGGTCAGCAGGAGTATGATTTTGATGAAGGCGTAATGTTTTTTATGTCGCCTGGTCAGGTTTTCGGAGTGGAGATTGATAAAGATGCAGCATCAAAGCGTAGGGGATGGTCACTACTAATCCATCCCGACTTTTTATGGAATACATCGCTAGCCAAAACGATCAAGCGATATCAGTATTTCAACTATTCGGTCAATGAAGCTTTGCACCTCTCGGAAAAAGAAGAAGCAATCATAAACGATATTATCGAAAATATGGAGCAGGAATATCGTTCCAATATTGATAACTTTAGTCAGGATGTAATTGTTTCACAACTTGAATTACTGCTTAATTATTCAAACAGATTTTATCATCGGCAATTTATCACCCGTAAAAAAGCGAGTAGTGATTTGCTGGTGAAACTGGAGGATTTATTAAACGAGTATTTTGACAGACAAAATGAATTACAATCGGGAATTCCAACCGTCAAGTATATTGCCGATAAATTAAACGTATCGCCGAATTATTTAAGCGATATGTTAAGAACGCTGACGGGACAAAACGCCCAACAGCATATCCACAATAAATTAATCGAAAAAGCCAAAGAAGCGTTATCCACAACATCGCTTTCAGTCAGCGAAATCGCGTATCGGCTCGGTTTTGAACATCCGCAGTCGTTTAATAAATTATTTAAGAATAAGACAAGCGTCTCGCCACTAAAATTTAGAAACTCGTTTAGTTAG
- a CDS encoding mobilization protein yields the protein MPTIHFVDGEKGGVGKSLFARTMIQYCLDKRIPFVPVETDRSNPDVAGIYKEICKYAVFSENERQANKADRIFEWAIDKPVIVNLAAQSHRAVQEWIESNQLLELGSSQGVLFCKWFVSTGGYDSINLFAQSVNTYGEKIPHILVRNLGLCDDWEHLESDSNYQNIVNKYQIKVIDFPKLAYRERNIIDQNRLTFAEAREYKEFGIIGKQRIVNFLKLAYGAFEKVGIWYEKVE from the coding sequence ATGCCGACGATTCATTTTGTGGATGGTGAAAAAGGCGGGGTAGGAAAGTCTCTCTTTGCCAGGACAATGATTCAGTATTGTCTGGATAAGAGAATCCCATTTGTACCAGTAGAGACAGATAGATCGAATCCAGATGTTGCAGGGATATATAAGGAGATATGTAAATATGCTGTGTTTAGTGAGAACGAACGACAGGCAAATAAGGCAGATAGAATATTTGAGTGGGCGATAGATAAGCCAGTAATTGTGAATTTAGCAGCACAATCGCATAGAGCAGTACAAGAGTGGATTGAATCTAATCAATTACTTGAGCTAGGAAGTTCGCAGGGAGTTCTGTTTTGCAAATGGTTTGTATCGACTGGAGGATACGACAGCATCAACTTGTTTGCTCAGTCAGTGAATACTTATGGTGAGAAAATTCCTCATATTCTGGTGAGGAATTTAGGGCTGTGTGATGATTGGGAGCATTTAGAGTCAGACTCTAACTATCAGAACATAGTAAATAAATATCAGATAAAAGTTATAGATTTTCCGAAGTTAGCATACAGAGAAAGAAACATAATTGACCAAAATCGCCTGACTTTTGCAGAGGCTAGAGAGTATAAAGAATTTGGGATAATTGGGAAACAGAGAATAGTGAATTTTCTGAAGCTTGCTTATGGTGCTTTTGAGAAAGTAGGTATCTGGTATGAAAAAGTTGAATAG
- a CDS encoding glycoside hydrolase 100 family protein produces the protein MTSAIDKNSQMEAEAWKLLEDSVIYYQGKPIGTVAAHDPESNTLNYDQCFLRDFVPSALVFLMHGKAEIVRNFLVETLKLQSHEKQIDCFEPGAGLMPASFKVHSKGNEEFLVADFGEQAIARVPPIDSCMWWILLLRAYEKATGDLTLARQPDFQAGIKLILDLCLVHRFSMYPTMLVPDGAFMIDRRMGVYEHPLEIQVLFYASLRAASELLLADGDGNTYLNKVNRRLGSLKYHIRNYYWLDLKRLGEIYRYKDNEFGKEIVNKFNINSESIPSWLTEWLPETGGYLAGNLGPGRIDFRFFALGNLMAILTSLASVKESQSIMNLFAQRWQDLIGYMPVKICFPALEGLEWRIVTGCDSKNRAWSYHNGGNWPVLLWLFTAATLKAGRTELAQAAIAIAERRLFKDKFPEYYDGNNGRLIGKEARIYQTWSIAGLLAAKKLVENPEYLELISFAEGLEGPGCSL, from the coding sequence ATGACTAGCGCGATCGATAAGAACAGTCAGATGGAAGCAGAAGCCTGGAAATTATTGGAAGATTCCGTAATTTATTACCAAGGAAAACCCATTGGTACTGTAGCCGCCCACGATCCGGAGTCAAATACACTCAATTATGACCAGTGCTTCCTCCGCGATTTTGTCCCTTCTGCCTTGGTGTTTCTTATGCACGGTAAAGCAGAGATTGTGCGTAACTTCTTAGTAGAAACACTGAAATTACAAAGTCATGAAAAGCAGATAGACTGCTTTGAACCGGGAGCGGGATTAATGCCTGCCAGTTTTAAAGTGCATTCTAAGGGGAATGAGGAATTTTTGGTCGCTGATTTTGGAGAGCAAGCGATCGCTCGTGTTCCCCCGATTGATTCTTGTATGTGGTGGATTCTCCTGCTACGAGCTTATGAAAAAGCTACAGGCGATTTGACCCTAGCGCGTCAGCCAGATTTTCAAGCTGGAATCAAACTAATTTTGGATCTTTGCTTGGTGCATCGGTTTTCCATGTATCCAACAATGTTAGTTCCTGATGGTGCATTTATGATTGACCGTCGCATGGGAGTTTACGAACATCCTTTAGAAATTCAGGTGTTATTCTACGCGTCTTTGAGGGCTGCTAGTGAATTGCTTTTAGCAGATGGGGATGGCAATACTTACCTCAACAAAGTCAATAGACGATTGGGATCTTTGAAATATCATATCCGCAACTATTATTGGCTAGACCTGAAACGATTGGGGGAAATCTATCGTTACAAAGATAACGAATTTGGTAAAGAAATTGTTAATAAATTCAACATCAACTCAGAATCAATTCCTAGTTGGTTGACCGAGTGGTTGCCCGAAACAGGAGGATATTTAGCAGGAAATCTGGGGCCGGGACGGATAGATTTTCGCTTTTTTGCTCTGGGAAATCTGATGGCAATCTTAACTTCCTTAGCCAGCGTTAAAGAATCTCAAAGCATTATGAATTTATTCGCCCAACGTTGGCAAGACTTAATCGGCTATATGCCTGTTAAAATTTGCTTTCCCGCTTTGGAAGGTTTAGAGTGGAGGATTGTTACAGGATGTGACTCTAAAAACAGGGCTTGGTCTTATCACAATGGCGGTAACTGGCCCGTTTTACTGTGGTTATTTACCGCTGCGACACTGAAAGCCGGTCGAACAGAACTTGCTCAAGCAGCGATCGCTATTGCCGAAAGGCGTTTATTTAAAGATAAATTCCCGGAATACTACGATGGCAACAATGGTCGTTTAATTGGCAAAGAAGCCCGAATTTATCAAACTTGGAGCATTGCCGGATTGCTAGCTGCTAAAAAGCTTGTGGAAAATCCAGAGTACTTGGAATTAATCAGTTTTGCAGAGGGTCTTGAAGGCCCAGGCTGTAGCCTGTAG
- a CDS encoding pirin family protein → MSQNTITHLIHDRNARGHVQTGWLDSYHTFSFGSFYDPNRMGFRSLRVINEDRVAPGAGFPTHGHRDMEILTYILEGAGEHKDSLGTGSVIRPGDAQIMSAGTGISHSEFNPSPTEPLHLLQIWILPDQQGLAPRYEQKTFPLEEKRGKLRLIAAKDGRDGAVTIHQDVDLYTSVLEDGDVVNYQVKPDRYAWLQIAQGIVDLNGEELRAGDGVQINGEEQLEISTNIGGEILLFDLG, encoded by the coding sequence ATGTCTCAAAATACAATTACCCACTTAATTCACGATCGCAATGCCCGTGGTCACGTTCAAACAGGCTGGCTCGATAGTTATCACACATTTTCCTTCGGTAGTTTTTACGATCCCAACCGCATGGGATTTCGCTCTCTGCGAGTAATTAACGAAGATCGCGTTGCCCCTGGTGCTGGATTCCCTACCCACGGTCATCGTGACATGGAAATCCTCACCTATATCTTAGAAGGTGCTGGAGAGCATAAAGATAGCTTGGGTACTGGCTCAGTGATTCGCCCTGGTGATGCCCAGATTATGAGCGCTGGAACTGGAATCAGCCACAGTGAATTTAATCCTTCGCCAACTGAACCACTACACTTGCTGCAAATCTGGATTCTTCCCGATCAACAAGGGTTAGCACCAAGATATGAACAAAAAACTTTTCCTCTAGAAGAAAAGCGTGGCAAACTTCGCTTGATTGCTGCTAAAGATGGGCGTGATGGTGCTGTGACAATTCACCAAGATGTTGATTTATACACATCTGTTTTAGAGGATGGTGATGTTGTTAATTATCAAGTCAAACCCGATCGCTATGCCTGGTTACAAATAGCGCAAGGCATAGTTGACTTAAATGGTGAAGAACTCAGAGCCGGTGATGGTGTACAAATCAACGGCGAAGAACAGCTAGAAATTAGCACCAACATCGGCGGCGAAATCTTGCTTTTCGATTTAGGCTAA
- a CDS encoding class I SAM-dependent methyltransferase produces the protein MNFKKILFLLVTSVSITSLGIAGCTPPQQDLESGTQQPSTLTGQTETETPSATTPTTQVQERPGDVPYVPTPQPVVDAMLQVAKVGKNDVLYDLGSGDGRIVNTAAQKFGTRGVGIDIDPERIKEANANAQKAGVTDRVKFVQQDLFNTDFSKATVVTVYLLPEINAKLRPKLLKELKPGTRIVSHAFDMGDWKPQQTLNVEGKTIYYWVVPEQVPANLR, from the coding sequence ATGAACTTCAAAAAAATTCTGTTTTTATTAGTTACAAGCGTTAGTATTACCAGCTTGGGAATTGCTGGGTGTACGCCACCACAACAAGATTTGGAGTCCGGGACACAACAGCCTTCTACTTTAACAGGTCAGACCGAAACCGAAACACCATCGGCGACAACTCCCACAACTCAAGTCCAAGAACGTCCTGGAGATGTTCCTTATGTACCGACACCACAGCCAGTGGTAGATGCAATGCTGCAAGTGGCAAAAGTGGGTAAAAATGATGTGTTGTACGACCTTGGTAGTGGTGATGGAAGAATTGTCAATACTGCGGCACAAAAGTTTGGTACGCGCGGCGTTGGTATAGATATTGACCCCGAACGCATCAAAGAAGCTAATGCTAATGCCCAGAAGGCAGGAGTAACCGATCGCGTCAAGTTTGTCCAACAAGATTTGTTCAACACTGATTTTAGTAAAGCAACAGTAGTTACAGTTTATTTACTGCCAGAGATCAATGCCAAACTCCGTCCCAAGCTCTTGAAAGAACTTAAACCTGGGACTCGCATTGTCTCTCACGCCTTCGATATGGGTGATTGGAAACCACAGCAGACTCTCAATGTCGAGGGCAAAACTATTTACTATTGGGTAGTTCCCGAACAAGTGCCAGCGAATTTGCGATAG
- a CDS encoding lipoxygenase family protein, which produces MKPYLPQKDPDVNVRINWLDKNREEYKFNYNYLAPLPIIDKVPHKEIFSAEYTAKRLASMATLAPNMLAAKARNFLDPLDELEEYEELLSLLPKPDVIKNYKTDSCFAEQRLSGANPLAIQRIDVLPDNFAVTDSHFQKVAGTKLTLEKALKEGKLYFLDYPLLSDIQGGVYDNIQKYLPKPQALFYWQSNDSSNGGSLVPVAIQINHDSGAKSVIYTPDDPHLDWFLAKTCVQIADGNHQELGSHFAYTHAVMAPFAIVTARQLAENHPIALLLKPHFRFMLFDNDLGRTQFLQPGGPVDEFMAGSLAESLGFVAKVYEEWSVEKFTFPRLIKSRRTDDPEILPHFPFRDDGILIWNAVEKFVAEYLQLYYKTSQELIDDYELQNWARELVAQDGGKVKGMPDKIETLEQLIEIISVVVFTCAPLHSALNFSQYEYMAFVPNMPYAAYHPIPEIKGVDLETIMKILPPFKQAADQVMWTEILTSYHYDKLGFYDEEFADPLAQEIVVQFQQNLHEIERQIDIRNQTRPIPYNYFKPSQIINSINT; this is translated from the coding sequence GTGAAACCATACTTACCACAAAAAGATCCTGATGTTAATGTCCGAATCAATTGGCTAGATAAAAATCGAGAAGAGTACAAATTTAATTACAATTATCTAGCTCCTCTACCAATTATTGATAAAGTTCCTCATAAGGAAATATTCTCGGCGGAATATACTGCTAAACGTTTGGCAAGTATGGCAACTCTTGCACCAAATATGCTAGCTGCTAAAGCCAGAAACTTCTTAGACCCATTAGATGAATTGGAAGAATATGAAGAACTTTTATCACTACTACCAAAACCCGATGTTATAAAGAATTACAAAACAGACTCTTGTTTTGCGGAACAAAGACTCTCTGGAGCGAACCCACTAGCTATCCAAAGAATTGATGTATTACCTGATAATTTTGCTGTCACAGATTCCCATTTTCAGAAGGTTGCAGGTACAAAATTGACGTTGGAAAAGGCACTCAAGGAAGGCAAGCTGTATTTCTTAGATTACCCTCTGTTATCTGATATTCAAGGTGGTGTCTACGATAATATTCAAAAGTACCTTCCCAAGCCACAAGCTCTATTTTATTGGCAAAGTAATGATAGTTCTAATGGTGGTTCTCTAGTGCCTGTTGCCATCCAGATTAATCATGACTCTGGTGCAAAAAGCGTGATTTATACACCAGATGACCCCCATTTAGATTGGTTTTTGGCAAAAACCTGCGTTCAAATTGCTGATGGCAACCATCAAGAATTGGGTAGTCATTTTGCCTATACCCATGCAGTTATGGCTCCGTTTGCAATTGTAACTGCGCGGCAACTAGCAGAAAATCATCCCATCGCCTTACTGTTAAAACCTCACTTCCGTTTTATGCTATTTGATAACGATTTGGGACGCACTCAGTTTTTACAGCCGGGAGGCCCGGTTGATGAGTTTATGGCAGGCTCATTGGCAGAGTCTCTTGGCTTTGTGGCGAAGGTTTATGAAGAATGGAGTGTTGAAAAGTTTACCTTCCCTCGGTTAATAAAAAGTCGCCGAACGGATGACCCAGAAATTTTACCGCACTTTCCTTTCCGGGACGATGGCATATTAATTTGGAATGCTGTCGAAAAGTTTGTGGCTGAATACTTGCAACTCTATTACAAAACCTCACAAGAGTTAATTGATGACTATGAGTTGCAAAATTGGGCTAGAGAATTAGTGGCCCAAGATGGTGGTAAAGTCAAGGGAATGCCAGACAAGATTGAGACCTTAGAACAACTGATTGAAATCATCAGTGTGGTAGTATTCACTTGCGCTCCTCTACACTCTGCTTTGAATTTTTCTCAGTACGAATATATGGCTTTTGTACCCAATATGCCCTATGCAGCCTACCACCCAATTCCAGAAATTAAAGGTGTGGACTTGGAAACTATTATGAAGATACTTCCTCCCTTTAAACAAGCTGCTGACCAAGTAATGTGGACTGAGATTTTAACATCGTACCACTATGACAAATTGGGTTTTTATGATGAGGAGTTTGCCGATCCATTGGCGCAGGAAATTGTGGTGCAATTCCAACAGAATTTACATGAAATAGAACGGCAAATAGACATTAGAAATCAAACTCGTCCCATACCTTACAACTACTTCAAGCCTTCGCAAATTATTAACAGTATCAATACTTGA
- a CDS encoding DNA-directed RNA polymerase II → MANAFVDLAIAFVDLAIAFVDLAIAFVDLANAFVDLAIAFVDLAIAFVDLAIAFVDLAIAFVDLAIAFVDLANAFVDLAIAFVDLAWT, encoded by the coding sequence TTGGCGAACGCATTTGTTGATTTGGCGATCGCATTTGTTGATTTAGCGATCGCATTTGTTGATTTGGCGATCGCATTTGTTGATTTGGCGAACGCATTTGTTGATTTAGCGATCGCATTTGTTGATTTAGCGATCGCATTTGTTGATTTAGCGATCGCATTTGTTGATTTAGCGATCGCATTTGTTGATTTGGCGATCGCATTTGTTGATTTAGCGAACGCATTTGTTGATTTGGCGATCGCATTTGTTGATTTGGCGTGGACATAA
- a CDS encoding putative quinol monooxygenase — MSNQQVTVTARLKVKPGLEQGFKQEFQSVIALTIAEKGCINYDLHQSVEDPSLFLLHENWVSQEILAQHLEQPYIKALGEKSAQFLVEPPEVRLWQQIANNS; from the coding sequence ATGTCAAATCAGCAAGTAACTGTCACCGCTCGATTAAAAGTAAAGCCAGGTTTGGAGCAGGGATTCAAACAGGAATTTCAATCTGTAATAGCTCTTACAATTGCAGAAAAAGGTTGTATTAATTACGATTTACATCAATCTGTTGAAGATCCATCTTTGTTTCTGTTACATGAAAACTGGGTCAGCCAGGAAATTTTGGCTCAACACCTAGAGCAGCCGTATATTAAAGCTTTAGGGGAAAAATCAGCACAATTTTTAGTTGAACCACCTGAAGTCAGGTTATGGCAGCAGATTGCGAACAACTCCTAG
- a CDS encoding APC family permease, giving the protein MSRRKNYNLLAQTISTEVTTPKPSLTLPDAVALIVGVVIGAGIFETPALVASQAGSNIAVLLFWLMGGVVSLVGALCYAELATVYPDVGGVYYYLKRAFGRGVAFLFAWARMTVIQTGSIALLAFVFGDYVSQIWRLGTFSSSIYAAIAIALLTVLNIIGLQQGKWTQNLLSAAKVLGLLLVVIIGLTAIPNSATPVESTSSGTWGLAMVFVFLSYGGWNEAAYIAAEIQDGRRNIVRSLMWSIGIITAIYLLINLAYLRGLGLANMAQSEAVAADLMRSLWGESGALFISVLIAIATLGATNATIFTGARTNYALGQDFSLFGFMGRWQQRPSSPTYALFLQAAIALVLVFLGTLTRKGFETMVDYTAPIFWFFFLLSGISLLVLRIREPHIVRPFRVPFYPFTPLLFCAVCAYLLYSSLVYTGVGAIAGILVVAAGIPLLFWNNYRQRRT; this is encoded by the coding sequence GTGAGTAGACGTAAAAACTACAATTTGCTCGCTCAGACAATATCAACTGAAGTAACAACACCCAAACCATCCCTGACATTACCAGACGCAGTAGCTCTAATTGTCGGTGTTGTCATCGGAGCGGGAATTTTTGAAACTCCGGCTCTAGTGGCCAGTCAGGCAGGTAGCAATATTGCTGTACTGCTTTTTTGGCTAATGGGTGGTGTGGTATCTCTGGTAGGAGCACTGTGCTATGCAGAGTTGGCCACTGTCTATCCCGATGTTGGTGGTGTCTACTATTATTTGAAACGTGCATTCGGGCGGGGAGTCGCCTTTTTATTTGCCTGGGCGCGGATGACAGTGATTCAAACTGGTTCCATTGCTCTTTTGGCATTTGTTTTTGGCGATTATGTTTCTCAGATATGGCGGCTAGGCACGTTTTCGTCTTCTATATATGCAGCCATAGCGATCGCCCTTTTAACTGTTTTGAACATCATTGGTTTGCAACAGGGTAAGTGGACACAAAACTTGCTGAGTGCTGCGAAAGTTCTAGGTTTGTTGCTGGTAGTCATTATTGGGCTTACTGCCATTCCTAATTCTGCCACTCCTGTAGAATCTACATCATCAGGAACCTGGGGACTAGCAATGGTGTTCGTGTTCCTATCTTACGGTGGCTGGAATGAGGCGGCTTATATCGCCGCAGAAATTCAAGATGGACGACGTAATATTGTGCGATCGCTAATGTGGAGTATTGGTATCATCACTGCCATTTATCTGCTAATCAATCTGGCTTACCTGCGGGGACTGGGATTAGCAAACATGGCACAGTCAGAAGCAGTAGCCGCAGATTTAATGCGCTCTCTTTGGGGTGAATCGGGAGCTTTGTTTATCAGTGTGCTGATTGCGATCGCTACTTTGGGAGCAACTAACGCCACAATCTTTACTGGAGCTCGCACCAATTACGCACTGGGGCAGGATTTTTCGCTATTTGGTTTTATGGGACGCTGGCAACAACGTCCTAGCAGTCCTACCTATGCTTTATTCTTGCAAGCAGCGATCGCCTTAGTATTGGTTTTTTTAGGCACGCTCACCCGCAAAGGCTTTGAAACAATGGTGGATTACACTGCCCCGATCTTTTGGTTTTTCTTCCTGCTTTCCGGCATATCACTGCTGGTATTGCGCATCCGCGAACCCCACATAGTTCGCCCTTTCCGTGTGCCATTTTATCCTTTCACTCCATTACTGTTTTGCGCTGTCTGCGCTTACTTGCTGTACTCCAGCTTGGTTTATACAGGTGTGGGAGCAATCGCAGGTATTTTAGTGGTGGCAGCAGGTATTCCCCTGTTGTTCTGGAATAACTACCGTCAACGTAGGACTTAA
- a CDS encoding saccharopine dehydrogenase family protein, with translation MTSRVLLYGATGYAGKLIAESAKNNGLELILAGRNQSLLAAVANELSLDFRVFGLDDPQAIARSLEDIIAVINCSGPFSKTSKPLVDACLQTKTHYLDIAGEVPEFQALQARDTEAKSAGIMLLPGVGFGVVPTDCVAAYLKDHLVSATRLILVYETVGGVSQGTANTVLPTLHHIGVVREASKLIPSRPASKRRKIDFGYGPVTAVTNPWRADIITAFQTTGIPNIEVYTVFPNPVRFLMESSQYLGWLFNSSLFQSALASLIKTLPTGPTAAERAKGQVRVIGFAEDETGQQVSAKLLGPEAYDFTALAAVAVIKRVIKGEVRVGFQTPASVYGADFVLEIPGVIGFN, from the coding sequence ATGACATCAAGGGTGTTATTGTATGGTGCAACTGGCTATGCTGGAAAACTCATTGCTGAATCTGCTAAAAATAACGGACTGGAATTAATTTTAGCTGGACGTAATCAAAGTTTACTAGCAGCAGTAGCCAATGAATTAAGTTTGGACTTTCGGGTTTTTGGCTTAGACGATCCGCAAGCGATCGCTCGCTCTCTTGAGGATATAATTGCTGTCATCAACTGCTCTGGGCCTTTCTCCAAAACCTCAAAGCCACTTGTCGATGCTTGTCTCCAAACTAAAACTCACTATTTAGACATAGCTGGCGAAGTACCTGAATTTCAGGCGCTACAGGCACGAGATACTGAGGCTAAAAGTGCAGGGATAATGCTTCTTCCTGGTGTGGGATTTGGGGTTGTCCCTACTGATTGTGTAGCTGCTTACCTCAAAGACCACTTAGTGAGCGCAACGCGACTGATTTTAGTCTATGAAACAGTGGGCGGTGTATCTCAGGGAACCGCAAATACGGTGCTGCCAACTTTACATCACATCGGGGTAGTTCGAGAAGCGAGTAAGCTCATCCCATCACGACCAGCATCAAAAAGACGTAAAATTGATTTTGGTTATGGCCCGGTAACAGCAGTAACAAACCCTTGGCGTGCAGATATTATCACTGCATTCCAGACTACAGGTATTCCCAACATCGAGGTTTACACCGTATTTCCTAATCCTGTGCGCTTCCTGATGGAGTCGAGCCAGTATTTGGGATGGTTATTTAACTCGTCTTTATTCCAAAGTGCTTTAGCAAGTCTAATTAAAACTCTACCGACTGGGCCAACGGCAGCAGAACGAGCGAAGGGTCAAGTTAGAGTAATTGGTTTTGCTGAGGATGAAACTGGTCAACAAGTAAGTGCAAAGCTCTTAGGGCCGGAAGCATACGATTTTACGGCATTAGCGGCTGTAGCAGTTATTAAACGGGTGATTAAAGGCGAAGTTAGGGTCGGATTTCAGACTCCTGCATCCGTATATGGGGCAGATTTTGTTCTTGAAATTCCGGGAGTTATCGGTTTCAATTAA
- a CDS encoding NmrA family NAD(P)-binding protein yields the protein MKVIVTGSLGNISKPLTQELVKNGHQVTVISSKAERHKDIEALGAKAAIGTMEDAGFLSATFKGADVVYVMESLAPDAFFDPNVDVIAAITEIGKNYKQAIEQSGVKRVVHLSSIGADKGVGLLRFHYNVENILTELPEEVFIKFVRPVGFYTYMYTFIQTIKSQGAIVGNYRGDEKEPWVSPLDIAAVIAEEIEKPFNGKEIRYIASDEVSPNEIAEILGEAIGNSDLKWLEISDEQFLNGLLESGMNPQTAQGFVEMNAARRGGRLYEDYFRHRPILGKVKLKNFAKDFAVAYNQQ from the coding sequence ATGAAAGTTATAGTGACAGGTTCTTTAGGAAATATTAGTAAACCACTGACACAAGAGTTAGTGAAAAATGGGCATCAGGTGACAGTTATCAGCAGCAAAGCCGAAAGGCACAAAGATATTGAAGCTCTAGGCGCAAAAGCTGCCATTGGCACAATGGAAGACGCTGGCTTTCTATCAGCGACTTTTAAAGGCGCAGATGTCGTTTATGTGATGGAATCGCTTGCCCCCGATGCTTTCTTCGACCCGAATGTTGATGTTATCGCGGCTATCACCGAGATTGGCAAAAACTACAAACAAGCCATTGAACAATCGGGTGTAAAACGTGTCGTGCATCTGAGCAGCATCGGTGCTGACAAAGGAGTTGGCTTGCTCCGGTTTCATTACAATGTCGAAAATATTTTAACAGAGCTGCCGGAAGAGGTCTTTATTAAATTTGTGCGCCCAGTCGGTTTTTACACTTACATGTATACCTTTATCCAAACCATCAAATCACAAGGCGCGATTGTCGGCAACTATCGCGGCGATGAAAAAGAACCGTGGGTCTCCCCTTTAGATATTGCTGCCGTGATTGCCGAAGAAATTGAAAAACCTTTTAATGGTAAAGAAATTCGTTATATTGCAAGCGATGAAGTTTCGCCAAACGAAATCGCCGAAATTCTGGGCGAAGCCATCGGAAATTCCGATCTCAAATGGCTGGAAATTTCTGACGAACAATTTTTAAATGGTCTATTGGAATCAGGAATGAACCCGCAAACTGCACAGGGTTTTGTGGAAATGAATGCCGCTAGGCGTGGAGGCAGATTGTATGAAGACTATTTCCGCCATAGACCAATATTGGGTAAAGTAAAGCTGAAAAATTTTGCGAAAGATTTCGCGGTTGCTTACAACCAGCAATAA